One window of the Chryseotalea sp. WA131a genome contains the following:
- a CDS encoding Gfo/Idh/MocA family oxidoreductase: MSNSSSQSRRAFLKSLGLAGAAFTILPRHVLGGNGFVAPSDTLYIAGIGAGGKGYSDLTGFAANPKAKIALLCDVDDRMAVKAREKFPEAKYYRDFREMLDKEKGIDAVSISTPDHTHAVATMAAINRGKHVYVQKPLTHTIYEARMLSEAARKNKVVTQMGNQFSSHEDVRKMKEMVDAGLIGKVKSAVAWTNRPVWPQGIPTPSGKHEVPKELDWDLWLGPSKFIDFNPAYVPFNWRGWWQFGTGALGDMACHVLDPFFRILPVDFANEVECSATTNWEGIFKEANYSDCAPSSSIIHFKFPKREGKGDIKLTWLDGGLLPERPEELLPNEPMGDGSNGIILEGTKGKLMAGCYGLKPTLLPTKRMTEVTMPKAKLPRVPGNEAGHYTQWVDACLKGYGQMELSSAFDYAGPLTEAILMGNLAIRSYNQRKMNADGKGYTFPGRKKLLWDAKNMKITNFDEANAFVKSEYRSGWSL; encoded by the coding sequence ATGAGCAACTCATCTTCACAAAGTCGCAGGGCATTCTTAAAGTCGTTAGGCCTAGCAGGTGCAGCCTTTACCATATTGCCACGTCACGTATTGGGTGGTAATGGTTTTGTAGCTCCCAGCGATACGCTGTACATAGCTGGCATTGGAGCTGGCGGCAAAGGGTATTCAGACTTAACCGGTTTTGCGGCCAACCCAAAAGCAAAAATTGCCCTTCTTTGTGATGTGGACGATCGCATGGCCGTAAAAGCCCGTGAGAAATTTCCCGAGGCAAAATATTACCGCGATTTTCGCGAGATGCTCGACAAAGAAAAAGGCATCGATGCCGTATCCATATCCACACCCGACCACACGCACGCAGTGGCTACCATGGCGGCCATCAATCGTGGCAAACATGTGTACGTACAAAAACCACTGACGCATACCATCTATGAAGCGCGCATGCTATCTGAAGCGGCTAGAAAAAATAAAGTAGTCACTCAAATGGGAAATCAGTTTTCTTCTCATGAAGATGTGCGCAAAATGAAAGAGATGGTCGATGCCGGATTAATTGGAAAAGTGAAAAGCGCTGTTGCGTGGACCAATCGACCAGTATGGCCACAAGGCATCCCCACTCCCAGTGGCAAGCATGAAGTGCCGAAAGAACTGGATTGGGATTTATGGCTCGGCCCTTCAAAATTTATTGATTTCAATCCAGCTTATGTACCCTTTAATTGGCGCGGTTGGTGGCAATTTGGAACAGGCGCATTAGGCGATATGGCTTGCCACGTGTTAGATCCATTTTTCAGGATTTTACCTGTTGATTTCGCCAATGAGGTAGAGTGCAGCGCCACTACCAATTGGGAGGGAATTTTTAAAGAAGCCAACTATTCAGACTGCGCCCCTTCTTCGTCTATCATCCATTTTAAGTTTCCTAAAAGGGAGGGCAAAGGTGATATCAAATTAACCTGGCTTGATGGTGGTCTGCTGCCCGAGCGACCCGAAGAGTTATTGCCCAACGAACCAATGGGAGATGGAAGCAATGGCATTATTTTAGAAGGAACAAAAGGCAAATTAATGGCTGGCTGTTACGGACTAAAGCCTACACTGCTCCCCACCAAGCGAATGACTGAGGTGACCATGCCAAAGGCGAAATTACCGCGCGTACCGGGCAATGAAGCCGGGCACTACACGCAATGGGTAGATGCCTGCTTGAAGGGTTATGGCCAAATGGAATTGAGCTCTGCCTTCGATTATGCTGGCCCGCTTACCGAAGCCATATTGATGGGTAACCTCGCCATCCGCAGTTATAATCAGCGTAAGATGAATGCCGATGGAAAGGGCTATACTTTCCCTGGTCGTAAAAAACTTTTGTGGGATGCAAAGAATATGAAGATTACCAACTTTGATGAAGCCAACGCCTTTGTAAAAAGTGAATATAGAAGTGGGTGGAGCTTGTAA
- the solA gene encoding N-methyl-L-tryptophan oxidase — protein MKTKYDVIVLGVGTMGAAACYYLSKQGVSVLGIEQFEIPHDQGSHAGQSRIVRKAYFEHPDYVPLLHQAYHNWQALEKETDVQLYYQTGLYYAGASQNELIKGTKLAAQLHHIPLIDILHHPEQKHSTFQVPHYYEQWLEPEAGFLIPERALSLFAEQAIQQGATLLTRQRVKEWKKVGDEIHVFTDKEKYVGKKLIICGGAWNGQLIPNLSSHLKVTRQVIVWLQPKRWQDFTLGNFPCWLIADENMPGSIYGFPIVPASKLGGPLGLKVAYHHPGLPSNPDHVNRLDTETEVNQLLTTVQKYLPSAIGNVLSVKTCLYTYSPDEHFIIDQLPEYNNQVTVAAGFSGHGFKFASVVGEVLSELSLEGRTKQPIDFLRMNRFKKNNS, from the coding sequence ATGAAAACCAAATATGATGTAATCGTACTCGGAGTGGGCACCATGGGCGCGGCCGCTTGTTATTACCTAAGCAAGCAAGGCGTTTCTGTTTTGGGCATTGAGCAATTTGAAATTCCACACGACCAAGGCTCGCATGCAGGGCAAAGCCGCATTGTCCGCAAAGCATATTTTGAGCATCCCGACTATGTACCACTCTTGCACCAAGCCTATCACAACTGGCAAGCATTGGAAAAAGAAACAGACGTTCAACTGTATTATCAAACAGGTTTGTATTATGCGGGTGCTTCGCAAAATGAATTGATCAAAGGGACGAAACTTGCTGCGCAACTTCATCACATTCCGTTAATTGATATTCTTCATCATCCGGAACAAAAGCACTCTACGTTTCAAGTCCCTCATTACTACGAGCAATGGCTAGAACCCGAAGCAGGTTTTCTTATTCCCGAACGAGCCCTCTCGCTGTTTGCAGAACAAGCCATTCAGCAAGGTGCAACATTACTTACCCGTCAGCGCGTAAAAGAATGGAAAAAAGTGGGTGATGAAATTCACGTTTTCACGGATAAGGAAAAATACGTTGGCAAGAAATTAATCATTTGTGGAGGTGCATGGAATGGACAGCTCATTCCTAACTTATCATCACATTTAAAAGTAACCCGACAAGTAATTGTTTGGCTACAGCCGAAGAGGTGGCAAGATTTCACGTTGGGAAACTTTCCGTGTTGGTTGATTGCCGATGAGAACATGCCCGGTTCGATTTATGGTTTTCCTATTGTGCCTGCCAGCAAATTGGGAGGACCTTTGGGATTAAAGGTTGCCTACCATCATCCTGGACTTCCCTCCAACCCCGATCATGTAAATCGCTTAGATACTGAGACGGAAGTGAATCAATTATTAACAACCGTGCAAAAATATCTACCCTCTGCCATCGGTAATGTGCTAAGTGTAAAAACCTGTCTGTACACTTATTCTCCCGATGAGCATTTCATCATCGACCAATTGCCTGAATACAACAACCAAGTTACTGTTGCAGCGGGCTTTAGCGGACACGGATTTAAATTTGCTTCGGTGGTGGGCGAAGTTTTAAGTGAGCTTTCGCTGGAAGGAAGAACAAAGCAGCCCATCGATTTTTTACGCATGAACCGATTTAAAAAGAACAATTCATGA
- a CDS encoding alpha/beta fold hydrolase → MPFLQHSSYQKPFYLFNGHWETIVPSAFRKIKGVTYQRERLELNDGDFLDLDWLKSKSDKLVIISHGLEGNSERHYAKGMAKYFFQQGWDALAWNCRGCSGEMNRLPRFYHHGATEDLNAVIDHAIRLGGYTTVSLVGISMGGSMTLKYLGENATNLHPSIKKAATFSVPCDLGSSAAELDKPNKKFYLQRFLKKLSKKIEAKSKVYPQKVSHAGFDEIKSFRQFDDRYTAPLHGFADAQDFYTRTSALNFIPLISIPVLIANAFNDPFLPDACYPYEMVRNHPFVYLETPAHGGHTGFSLAGKEENWMEVRAFEFISVGSSPNWWLQTKGFSPS, encoded by the coding sequence ATGCCCTTCCTCCAACATTCGTCCTATCAAAAACCATTTTATCTTTTCAATGGCCATTGGGAAACCATTGTGCCTAGTGCGTTCAGAAAAATAAAAGGTGTAACCTATCAGCGCGAGCGGTTGGAGCTGAACGATGGTGATTTTTTGGATTTGGATTGGTTGAAAAGCAAAAGTGATAAACTTGTCATCATTTCGCATGGATTGGAAGGCAATAGCGAGCGGCACTATGCTAAGGGTATGGCGAAGTATTTTTTTCAACAGGGTTGGGATGCACTTGCGTGGAATTGCCGGGGATGCAGTGGTGAGATGAATCGGTTGCCTCGATTTTATCATCATGGTGCTACCGAAGATTTAAATGCAGTTATCGATCATGCCATTCGATTGGGTGGATACACCACGGTTTCGTTGGTTGGCATTAGCATGGGCGGCAGCATGACGCTGAAATATTTGGGCGAGAATGCAACTAACCTACATCCATCCATAAAAAAAGCTGCAACTTTTTCGGTGCCGTGCGATTTGGGTTCGAGTGCTGCTGAACTCGATAAGCCGAACAAAAAATTCTATTTACAACGTTTCTTAAAAAAACTTAGCAAAAAGATTGAAGCAAAATCAAAGGTCTATCCTCAAAAGGTAAGCCATGCGGGATTTGATGAAATCAAAAGTTTCCGGCAGTTCGATGATCGTTACACGGCACCGCTGCATGGTTTTGCGGATGCCCAAGATTTTTACACGCGTACTTCCGCACTTAATTTCATTCCTTTAATATCTATACCGGTGTTGATTGCAAACGCATTTAACGACCCCTTTCTGCCCGATGCATGCTACCCCTACGAGATGGTTAGAAATCACCCTTTTGTATACTTAGAAACGCCCGCACACGGAGGCCACACAGGGTTTTCATTAGCCGGAAAAGAAGAAAATTGGATGGAGGTGAGGGCGTTTGAGTTTATTTCTGTGGGTTCATCGCCTAACTGGTGGCTGCAAACAAAAGGCTTTTCGCCTTCATGA
- a CDS encoding N-acetyltransferase, which produces MEIKQVETNSKGSFFIEENNEPLAEMTYSKAGDKLIIIDHTDVSDKLRGQGAGKQLVMKAVEYARAKGIKILPLCPFARSVFDKTPEIADVLS; this is translated from the coding sequence ATGGAAATAAAACAAGTTGAGACCAACTCCAAAGGTTCGTTTTTTATAGAAGAGAACAACGAACCATTGGCGGAGATGACGTATTCCAAAGCGGGAGATAAGCTCATCATCATTGACCATACCGATGTGTCGGATAAACTGCGCGGCCAAGGCGCGGGCAAACAATTGGTGATGAAAGCCGTGGAATATGCGCGTGCCAAAGGAATTAAAATTTTACCACTCTGTCCGTTTGCACGTTCGGTGTTTGACAAAACACCCGAAATTGCCGATGTGCTTTCGTAG
- a CDS encoding MFS transporter has protein sequence MHPSRIAVKLIFFINGFIHANMASRFPRMQEIFSINDGTLGFVLLSSSVGALLAMPFTGWLIIRNGSRRITIFSVFLYCIFVPLIPVAPNLTALVVLFFIMGLTAGMLDVSMNSQAVMVEQNQGKPIMTSFHAIFSIGMVAGASCGSLFIKLETTLFVHLSIIVTLSVMGAAWARYHLIHDKPKEKEVDGPAFRLPNAAMVSIGVIAFCCMLGEGAMADWSTNYMKNIAISGDSLAPIGLSAFALAMTLGRFFGDSARLKFGDRKLMVICGLISIAGIALMLSFNNPYSVIFGLFIIGIGLSSIVPIAYSIAGNTKDLPPGVGLAMVTTVGYSGFLFGPPIIGLLANWQTLRIALLFVAILFVVMTYLSTRYQAK, from the coding sequence GTGCATCCCTCTCGCATTGCCGTCAAGCTTATCTTCTTCATCAATGGATTTATTCATGCTAACATGGCTTCTCGCTTTCCGCGCATGCAAGAAATATTTTCCATCAATGACGGTACGCTTGGTTTTGTCTTGCTTTCCTCTTCGGTTGGCGCGTTGCTTGCCATGCCTTTCACGGGTTGGCTCATCATCCGCAATGGCAGCAGGCGCATCACCATCTTCTCCGTATTCTTGTATTGCATTTTTGTGCCACTCATTCCCGTTGCGCCCAACCTGACTGCCCTGGTAGTTTTGTTTTTTATTATGGGACTAACAGCAGGCATGCTCGATGTTTCCATGAACTCGCAAGCGGTAATGGTGGAGCAAAACCAAGGAAAGCCCATCATGACATCCTTCCACGCTATTTTTAGTATTGGAATGGTGGCGGGCGCTAGTTGTGGTTCCTTGTTTATAAAACTAGAGACAACGTTGTTTGTTCACTTAAGTATTATTGTTACACTAAGTGTGATGGGTGCCGCATGGGCGCGTTACCATCTTATTCACGATAAACCAAAAGAGAAAGAAGTAGATGGCCCCGCCTTTCGTTTGCCCAATGCGGCCATGGTCAGTATTGGTGTGATTGCTTTTTGTTGCATGTTGGGCGAAGGTGCCATGGCCGATTGGAGCACCAACTATATGAAAAACATTGCAATCTCGGGCGACTCCTTGGCTCCGATTGGTTTGTCTGCTTTTGCGTTGGCGATGACGCTCGGTCGGTTTTTTGGCGACAGTGCGCGCCTCAAGTTTGGCGATCGAAAATTGATGGTTATTTGCGGCCTCATTTCCATTGCGGGCATTGCGTTGATGCTTTCATTCAATAATCCCTACTCCGTTATTTTCGGTTTGTTCATTATCGGCATTGGTCTTTCTTCTATTGTGCCTATTGCCTATAGCATTGCAGGCAATACCAAAGATTTGCCACCGGGAGTTGGCCTCGCCATGGTTACCACAGTTGGCTATTCTGGTTTTTTGTTTGGGCCGCCCATCATTGGACTGCTTGCCAATTGGCAAACATTGCGAATTGCTTTATTGTTTGTGGCCATTCTGTTTGTGGTGATGACTTATTTGAGCACGCGATATCAGGCGAAGTAA
- a CDS encoding GNAT family N-acetyltransferase has product MSYLLNNHQSPRLLFRKISLIDFDSWLPFFEDPETSKHWVEEKESPTIACEKWYARQHERYQINLGGMNALIEKSNGLLVGHAGLLVQSVDNIQELEIGYSLLPKFWGKGYAIEAAQKCKDHAFENNLATSLISIISLSNLPSQKVAIKNGMTIDKQTMYKGNEVYIFRVNKV; this is encoded by the coding sequence ATGTCCTACCTCCTCAACAACCACCAATCCCCTCGCCTCCTCTTTCGCAAAATCTCCTTAATCGATTTTGATTCGTGGCTACCTTTCTTTGAAGACCCCGAAACTTCCAAGCATTGGGTAGAAGAAAAAGAATCTCCAACAATAGCTTGCGAGAAGTGGTATGCCCGCCAGCACGAGCGTTATCAAATTAATTTAGGCGGCATGAATGCGTTGATTGAAAAATCTAATGGGTTATTGGTAGGCCACGCGGGGCTATTGGTACAATCGGTAGATAACATTCAAGAATTGGAAATTGGTTATTCATTGCTGCCAAAGTTTTGGGGCAAGGGCTATGCCATAGAGGCCGCCCAAAAATGCAAGGACCATGCCTTTGAAAATAATCTGGCTACCTCGCTTATTTCCATCATCAGTCTTTCCAATTTGCCATCACAAAAAGTGGCGATTAAGAACGGGATGACCATCGATAAGCAAACAATGTACAAAGGCAATGAGGTGTACATTTTCCGGGTCAACAAAGTTTAG
- a CDS encoding energy transducer TonB produces MINPKVTFNCPMKWETMKVGLISRHCENCQRDVQDFTLMAKDEVIQFLLAHRNSKVCGRIKKSQLDYKYNEMLVVINAYIEKNKNSNFAFYLLTIGTLMLTSCSYDDHRLTKLDSAIHLTKETSATKIDVKCSNDTLGIEDIILGDIMIDYRSDSTQQSDGIRIFAEVMPEFVGGIGALMKYINESIKYPDFEKNNKIEGRVFVSFTIDIDGSIINPKIVRSVRESKNFDIEVLRVISSMPKWIPGKEQGEPVAVQFTLPIMFKL; encoded by the coding sequence ATGATAAATCCAAAAGTTACCTTCAATTGCCCAATGAAATGGGAAACCATGAAGGTAGGTCTTATATCTAGACATTGCGAAAATTGCCAAAGAGACGTTCAAGATTTCACATTGATGGCCAAAGATGAAGTTATCCAATTCTTATTGGCACATAGAAATTCTAAGGTATGTGGGCGAATCAAGAAGTCTCAGCTGGACTACAAGTATAATGAGATGCTTGTGGTAATCAATGCATATATTGAGAAGAACAAGAACTCAAATTTTGCATTTTATCTATTGACAATTGGTACGTTAATGCTAACAAGTTGCTCTTATGATGACCACAGACTAACAAAACTTGATTCAGCAATTCATCTGACTAAAGAAACTTCGGCTACAAAAATAGATGTTAAATGTAGTAATGATACTCTTGGCATCGAAGATATAATTCTCGGTGACATTATGATAGACTACCGATCTGATTCAACCCAACAATCAGATGGTATTAGAATTTTTGCAGAGGTAATGCCCGAATTCGTTGGAGGTATTGGAGCTTTGATGAAATATATAAACGAAAGCATTAAATACCCAGATTTTGAAAAGAATAACAAAATTGAAGGAAGAGTATTTGTTTCTTTCACCATTGATATTGATGGAAGCATTATCAATCCTAAAATTGTTAGATCTGTCCGAGAATCAAAAAATTTTGATATTGAGGTATTAAGAGTGATTAGTTCGATGCCCAAATGGATACCAGGAAAGGAGCAAGGTGAACCAGTAGCCGTACAATTTACTTTACCAATAATGTTTAAATTATAG
- the rny gene encoding ribonuclease Y, with amino-acid sequence MEAQITIIALIALVATVLLSMLLGSFLYKRRIKKNEQSANEKAKLILKEAELQAENLKKDKIIEAKDKLFKMKQEFEEEANRKKNQIIANEQKIKQREAQLSKELETLKRKEGEVDEERQSLARQHELVKSRKEELDKFNTQKVAILEGISKLTADQARDQLIESLKEEAQTKASSYIKDIMEQAKLTATKDAKKIVVETIQRTATEHAVENCVSIFNIESDDIKGKIIGREGRNIRTLEAATGVEFIVDDTPEAIIISGFDPVRREIARLSLHRLVQDGRIHPARIEEIVAKTTKNIEDEVVEIGERTVIDLGIHGLAPELIKMVGRMRYRSSYGQNLLQHSREVANLCAIMAAELGLNVKQAKRAGLLHDIGKVWPEELEKPHAIVGMELAQKYKEHPIICNAIGAHHDEIEMTSIISPIVQACDAISGARPGARREVMEQYIKRLKELEQVGLSFEGVEKCYAIQAGRELRVMVDAEKATDERAAQLSFDISQKIEKDMQYPGQIKVTVIREMRSVAYAK; translated from the coding sequence ATGGAAGCACAAATAACAATTATAGCCCTTATCGCCCTAGTGGCTACCGTATTGTTGAGCATGTTACTCGGCTCGTTTTTATACAAAAGAAGGATCAAAAAGAACGAACAATCGGCCAACGAAAAAGCAAAGCTGATTCTTAAAGAGGCCGAGTTGCAGGCCGAGAACTTGAAGAAAGACAAGATTATTGAGGCCAAAGACAAACTCTTTAAAATGAAACAAGAGTTTGAAGAAGAAGCCAACCGCAAGAAAAACCAAATCATCGCCAACGAGCAAAAAATAAAGCAACGCGAAGCCCAGCTTTCCAAAGAACTCGAAACCTTGAAGCGTAAAGAAGGCGAAGTGGACGAAGAGCGCCAAAGCTTGGCACGCCAGCATGAATTGGTGAAGAGCCGAAAAGAAGAACTGGATAAATTCAATACGCAGAAAGTGGCCATCTTAGAAGGTATCAGCAAATTAACTGCTGACCAAGCCCGCGATCAGTTGATTGAATCATTAAAGGAAGAAGCGCAAACCAAGGCCAGCTCATACATCAAAGACATTATGGAGCAGGCCAAGCTCACGGCTACCAAAGATGCCAAAAAGATTGTGGTGGAAACTATTCAGCGAACGGCCACTGAGCATGCTGTAGAAAACTGCGTTTCGATTTTCAATATTGAAAGTGACGATATCAAAGGAAAAATCATTGGAAGGGAAGGGAGGAACATCCGCACGTTAGAGGCGGCAACAGGAGTTGAATTTATTGTGGATGATACGCCTGAGGCCATTATCATTTCGGGCTTTGACCCCGTGCGCAGAGAGATTGCACGACTATCGTTGCACCGCTTGGTGCAGGACGGACGCATACACCCGGCCCGTATTGAAGAAATTGTAGCCAAGACTACGAAGAACATCGAAGACGAAGTAGTAGAGATTGGCGAGCGCACCGTCATTGACTTGGGCATTCACGGTCTTGCGCCTGAACTGATTAAAATGGTGGGCCGCATGCGTTATCGTTCATCGTATGGACAAAATTTGTTACAACACTCGCGTGAAGTAGCCAACCTGTGTGCGATTATGGCTGCCGAGCTTGGCCTGAACGTAAAGCAAGCAAAGCGCGCAGGGTTGCTACATGATATTGGTAAAGTGTGGCCAGAAGAATTAGAGAAGCCACACGCCATTGTGGGTATGGAGTTGGCTCAGAAGTACAAAGAGCATCCGATTATTTGCAATGCCATTGGTGCCCACCACGATGAGATTGAAATGACCAGCATTATTTCGCCCATTGTGCAAGCATGCGATGCCATTTCAGGTGCGCGCCCTGGTGCAAGACGCGAGGTGATGGAGCAATACATCAAGCGCTTAAAGGAATTGGAACAAGTGGGTTTGAGCTTTGAGGGTGTAGAAAAGTGCTATGCCATTCAGGCCGGCCGCGAGTTACGCGTGATGGTAGATGCCGAAAAAGCAACGGACGAGCGCGCAGCCCAATTGAGCTTTGACATTTCTCAAAAAATTGAAAAAGACATGCAGTATCCTGGGCAGATAAAAGTGACGGTGATTCGGGAGATGAGAAGTGTGGCGTATGCGAAGTAG
- a CDS encoding cell division protein ZapA, with product MDELSVKIKIADREYPMKVKRQEEEKVRAAGKLINEKIKRYREQFGIDDKQDLLAMVAFDCLVDKLAEEESLQEIDETVAEKVNHLNQLVSQAL from the coding sequence ATGGACGAACTATCCGTAAAGATAAAAATTGCTGACCGCGAATACCCCATGAAGGTAAAGCGCCAAGAAGAAGAAAAGGTGCGTGCGGCCGGCAAGCTCATCAACGAAAAAATAAAGCGTTACCGCGAGCAATTTGGTATTGACGACAAACAAGACCTTCTCGCCATGGTGGCCTTCGACTGTTTAGTAGATAAACTCGCAGAAGAAGAAAGCCTACAAGAAATTGATGAAACGGTGGCCGAGAAGGTCAACCACTTAAATCAGTTGGTTTCGCAAGCACTCTAA
- a CDS encoding phenylalanine--tRNA ligase subunit beta: MKISYNWLTQYIDIPETAEEIGKVLTDTGLEVESVEPFETVKGGLKGLVIGEVITCSKHPNADKLSITKVNIGGLTNLQIVCGAPNVAAGQKVVVAPVGTTVHPTKGEPFLIKSAKIRGEQSEGMICAEDEIGLGESHAGIIVLNTTVANGTLATEYFNVKSDYVLEIGLTPNRADAASHVGVARDIKAAKKRDLKLPSVENFKVENTNLTIPVTVEEKEMCPRFSGVTISNVQVKESPDWLQSRLKSIGLTPINNVVDITNFVCHELGQPLHAYDVAEITGKKIMVKTLPAGTKFKTLDGKERTLSATDLMVCDGEGQGMCIAGIFGGINSGITEKTTDVFLEGAYWQPSSIRKTGMFHGLKTDASFRFERGTDPNGTVYAVKRAAMLIKELAGGQIASEVVDIYPTKIENKTIEVKDKNINRLIGKTLSREEVFSILESLDISVIDKKEDRLPAGQAGFTVSVPPYRVDVLQEADVVEEVLRIYGFNKIELTEIAGTDFFASFPEKDINKFKKSIGELLVGNGFYEILTNSLTNLAYQQKHQLTFGGEPIEMLNKLSEEQGILRQTMLFTGLEVLAHNINRKQKDLKLFEFGKVYWKNSSAPSKEGKYQEEERLAVYLTGNQETESWQRKTQSITYFDIAQHVAHILKKSNIENVKQEYLRDPLFDYGVKILKGNKEIGKVGKVKTALAKDFGVKQEIFYADLSTHLLFNSANPKFVVAEVPKFPEVRRDLSLVLDKQVTFAEIKQLVLETEKRLIKDIIAFDVYEGDKIPQGKKAYALGFTLLDETKTLTDEEIEKTMTSLMSAFEGKMGAVIRK; encoded by the coding sequence ATGAAAATCTCATACAATTGGCTTACCCAATACATCGATATTCCCGAAACGGCTGAGGAAATTGGTAAAGTACTTACCGATACGGGCCTGGAAGTAGAAAGTGTAGAACCGTTTGAGACCGTAAAAGGCGGACTGAAGGGTTTGGTAATTGGCGAAGTAATTACTTGCTCAAAGCACCCAAACGCAGACAAGCTCTCCATCACAAAAGTTAACATTGGAGGCTTGACGAATTTGCAAATCGTTTGTGGCGCACCCAATGTGGCAGCCGGACAAAAAGTTGTGGTGGCTCCAGTAGGCACCACGGTTCATCCTACCAAAGGCGAGCCCTTTTTAATTAAAAGTGCTAAAATCCGTGGCGAGCAATCGGAAGGAATGATTTGTGCCGAAGATGAAATTGGCTTGGGCGAAAGCCATGCGGGCATTATAGTGCTCAACACTACCGTGGCCAACGGAACTCTTGCTACGGAATATTTCAACGTGAAATCTGACTATGTATTGGAAATTGGCCTCACACCCAATCGTGCCGATGCTGCCTCGCATGTTGGCGTTGCGCGCGACATCAAAGCCGCGAAAAAAAGAGACTTGAAATTGCCATCGGTAGAAAATTTCAAAGTTGAGAATACCAACCTGACCATTCCGGTAACGGTGGAAGAAAAAGAAATGTGCCCACGCTTTTCGGGTGTCACTATTTCAAATGTGCAAGTAAAAGAATCACCCGATTGGCTCCAGAGCCGATTGAAGTCGATTGGATTGACGCCCATCAACAATGTGGTGGACATCACCAATTTTGTTTGTCATGAGTTGGGTCAACCGCTGCATGCCTATGACGTGGCCGAGATAACCGGGAAAAAAATAATGGTGAAGACGCTTCCTGCAGGAACGAAATTCAAAACGCTGGATGGAAAAGAAAGAACCTTGTCGGCCACCGATTTGATGGTGTGTGATGGGGAAGGGCAAGGCATGTGCATTGCAGGTATTTTTGGTGGCATCAATTCTGGCATTACTGAAAAAACCACTGACGTATTTTTGGAAGGCGCTTATTGGCAACCAAGTTCCATTCGCAAAACAGGCATGTTCCATGGATTGAAAACCGATGCTTCATTTCGGTTTGAGCGTGGCACCGACCCGAATGGAACCGTATATGCCGTGAAGCGTGCCGCGATGTTGATTAAAGAATTAGCAGGTGGTCAGATCGCTTCGGAGGTGGTCGATATTTACCCAACGAAAATCGAAAACAAAACCATTGAAGTAAAAGACAAAAACATCAATCGGTTGATTGGCAAAACGCTTTCGCGCGAGGAGGTATTTTCTATTCTCGAAAGTTTGGACATATCAGTAATCGATAAGAAAGAAGATCGCCTGCCTGCCGGACAGGCAGGATTTACCGTTTCGGTTCCGCCTTATCGGGTAGATGTATTGCAAGAAGCGGATGTAGTAGAAGAAGTGCTGCGCATTTACGGCTTTAATAAAATTGAGTTGACGGAGATTGCCGGCACTGATTTTTTTGCCAGTTTCCCTGAAAAGGATATCAATAAATTTAAAAAATCGATTGGCGAATTGTTGGTGGGCAATGGGTTTTACGAAATCTTGACCAACTCACTCACCAATTTAGCCTATCAACAAAAACATCAATTGACTTTTGGGGGTGAGCCAATTGAAATGCTCAACAAGCTAAGCGAAGAGCAAGGCATTTTGCGGCAAACGATGTTGTTTACCGGATTGGAAGTATTGGCACACAATATTAATCGCAAGCAAAAAGATTTAAAGTTGTTTGAGTTTGGAAAAGTGTATTGGAAGAATTCATCTGCACCCAGCAAAGAAGGAAAATACCAAGAGGAAGAGCGACTGGCTGTTTACCTTACAGGAAACCAGGAGACCGAAAGCTGGCAGCGCAAAACACAATCGATAACCTATTTTGATATTGCCCAGCACGTGGCGCATATACTCAAAAAATCAAATATCGAAAACGTGAAGCAAGAGTATTTGAGAGATCCTTTGTTTGATTATGGAGTAAAGATTTTGAAGGGCAATAAAGAAATTGGGAAGGTGGGCAAGGTAAAAACCGCGTTGGCAAAAGATTTTGGCGTCAAGCAAGAAATTTTTTATGCTGATTTGTCAACCCATTTGCTTTTCAATTCAGCAAACCCTAAGTTCGTTGTGGCAGAAGTACCCAAGTTCCCCGAAGTAAGGCGCGATTTGTCGTTGGTATTGGATAAGCAGGTTACTTTCGCAGAAATAAAGCAGTTGGTTTTGGAGACGGAGAAGCGATTGATAAAAGACATCATCGCGTTTGATGTGTACGAGGGCGACAAAATCCCGCAAGGAAAAAAAGCATACGCACTGGGCTTTACGTTGTTGGATGAAACCAAAACCTTGACGGACGAGGAGATTGAAAAGACGATGACCAGCTTGATGAGTGCTTTTGAAGGAAAGATGGGGGCGGTTATCCGAAAATAG